One window of Populus nigra chromosome 5, ddPopNigr1.1, whole genome shotgun sequence genomic DNA carries:
- the LOC133694829 gene encoding probable serine/threonine-protein kinase PBL28: MAAKSYYYLATQPTSFPNSPAPLIHETRIANNNRRHDKHIWGALIIGIVTISVVTSLCLFFRRRLFPIFWQRYWLHKGSLKAGTLSLRRFQLEELERATKNFSDDSLLGSGAFANVYKGTFELEGTALAIKRDHAESYQSTEEFRNGPKRTQMLVYEYVPNGSLLDYITGKGGRSLTWRQRVNIAIGAAKGIAHLHDGIKPSIIHRDIKPSNILVGDGFEAKVSDFGLVKMGPIGDQSYVSSQIKGTPGYLDPAYCSSCHLSPFSDVYSFGVILLQLVTARPAVDLTRNPSNYNIIEWARPSLESGRVEEILDANLLTDSCDMEMMLKMGELGLRCVVKNPKDRPTMTRVWQELEEALYLADNFVDKEPSKDYWRSSSSSRRSMDRGPRRSYENSQSFVSIDGVGFQRFHVEMDSIFFHSTSMKCLEAASVNIDIDKNNLRGISEETSKEEIS; the protein is encoded by the exons ATGGCAGCAAAGAGCTACTATTATTTGGCAACCCAACCAACATCATTTCCAAATTCACCAGCACCGCTAATTCATGAGACCAGAATTGCTAATAATAATCGAAGGCATGATAAACATATATGGGGAGCACTAATTATTGGGATTGTAACAATATCAGTTGTTACTTCACTCTGTTTGTTTTTCAGGAGAAGACTCTTTCCAATTTTTTGGCAAAGATACTGGTTACATAAAG GAAGTTTGAAAGCTGGGACATTATCATTGAGGCGATTTCAGTTGGAGGAGTTAGAGAGGGCTACGAAGAACTTTAGTGATGATAGCTTGTTGGGGTCTGGTGCATTTGCGAATGTCTACAAAGGGACTTTTGAATTGGAGGGTACTGCTCTAGCGATCAAGAGAGACCATGCTGAATCATACCAGAGCACCGAAGAATTTAGAAATG GACCAAAAAGAACACAAATGTTGGTTTATGAGTATGTACCAAATGGTTCTTTGCTTGATTACATTACCG GAAAAGGAGGGAGAAGCTTAACTTGGAGGCAAAGAGTAAACATAGCCATTGGAGCAGCTAAGG GCATAGCTCATTTGCATGATGGGATCAAGCCTAGCATAATCCACCGTGATATAAAACCAAGTAACATTCTAGTAGGAGATGGTTTTGAAGCAAAAGTTTCAGATTTTGGGCTAGTGAAGATGGGACCTATTGGGGATCAATCTTATGTCAGTAGCCAGATCAAAGGAACTCCGGGATACCTTGATCCTGCCTATTGTTCAAGCTGTCATTTAAGTCCTTTTAGTGATGTATACAGCTTTGGAGTCATACTCTTGCAGCTTGTCACTGCCCGGCCTGCAGTTGATTTAACAAGAAATCCATCAAACTACAATATAATTGAATGG GCAAGGCCTAGCTTAGAAAGTGGCAGGGTTGAAGAAATTTTAGATGCTAATCTTCTAACAGATTCCTGCGACATGGAAATGATGCTAAAGATGGGAGAACTTGGTCTGAGATGTGTAGTGAAAAATCCTAAAGACCGGCCTACGATGACCCGGGTGTGGCAAGAGCTAGAAGAGGCCTTATATTTAGCTGATAACTTCGTCGACAAAGAACCTTCAAAGGATTATTGGAGATCATCAAGCAGTTCTCGTAGATCAATGGATCGTGGACCTCGAAGATCATATGAAAATTCCCAGAGTTTTGTCAGCATAGATGGTGTTGGATTTCAAAGGTTTCACGTTGAGATGGATAGCATCTTTTTTCACAGCACAAGCATGAAGTGTTTAGAGGCTGCTAGTGTCAACATTGACATCGATAAGAACAATTTGAGAGGAATAAGTGAAGAGACAAGCAAAGAAGAGATCAGTTGA